In Meleagris gallopavo isolate NT-WF06-2002-E0010 breed Aviagen turkey brand Nicholas breeding stock chromosome 15, Turkey_5.1, whole genome shotgun sequence, one DNA window encodes the following:
- the LOC100546611 gene encoding protocadherin-10-like, with amino-acid sequence MGTGASCGRGQLSLPSLLLLLSLLAAPHSTGGQLRYAVPEELEHGAFVANLGEDLGLDVSTLSARRFRIVAGAGARQHLEVNLENGILFVNERIDREEVCETGGPCLLHLQLLVESPLELYRVEVEVLDINDHAPTFPWQEYVLEVAESAMLGARFPLESAQDPDVGTNSVHTYQLSPNGFFSLEVQTRSDASKFAELVLERALDREQQRTHRLLLTALDGGIPRRSGTAHVLVTVLDANDNIPAFDQPSYGVSLPEDAPAGTLVIQLNATDLDEGPNGEIEYSFSGHAPPSVRELFRVEPRSGQVLLKGPLDYERASLHELYVQAKDRGPSAVAVHCRVLVHLLDVNDNAPEVTLTSVSTPVQEDAPPGTVIAVISVLDRDSGDNGRVSCELSPSVPFELRSSFRNYYTLVTTEPLDREAVSEYNISIMARDMGSPALLTRSTLTVPVSDVNDNAPHFLQPSYSVYVMENNAPGASICSVSALDPDCQQNAYLSYSITDGHIHGMPVGTYVSINSDSGHMYALRSLDYEQIRSFQIQVQAQDAGFPPLSANVTVHIFVLDQNDNAPVIVSPMPRNGSVATELVPRSAGPGYLVGTVSAVDADAGLNSRLSYQLLQATDFTLFSLAPDTGELRTLRSFLEQDAARQRLVVQVRDGGQPSLSATVSLLLSVVETMPQTLSDFSNFSLPPEASSSSPLTLYLLVSLGSISFTFLLAILILTAIRCRGMRYPWQGDGCCCCPRPRRSPDGLKTSNLAAQPGASTATHLDVPDGGPPGYCYKLCLGPESAQSDFMFLKPCSLPRNNEKGPGNLPAAGKRSRPGQPLHGPKQIKQPNTDWLPPSMQRPALKSSQSLEDVGEIRRALQKEHERLCTLVTPVSEFQKASAGTNSIWAPQYGPLYPGHIPAPDYQHNVYIPGTPTLLSSKDGPLVPGQESKNSFSTFGKRKKMTTYYDMPDSVVINNDLK; translated from the exons ATGGGGACCGGGGCAAGTTGCGGGAGGGGGCAgctttccctcccctccctcctcctcctcctctccctcctggcCGCGCCGCACTCCACGGGTGGGCAGCTGCGCTATGCTGTGCCCGAGGAGCTGGAGCACGGAGCTTTCGTGGCCAACCTCGGCGAGGACCTGGGGCTGGACGTGTCCACGCTGTCGGCGCGGCGGTTCCGGATTGTGGCCGGGGCCGGGGCGAGGCAGCATCTGGAAGTGAACCTGGAGAACGGGATCCTCTTTGTGAACGAGCGGATCGACCGGGAGGAGGTGTGCGAAACAGGGGGCCCCTGCCTGCTCCACCTGCAGCTGCTTGTCGAGAGCCCTCTGGAGCTGTACCGTGTGGAGGTGGAGGTGCTGGACATCAACGACCACGCTCCCACCTTCCCCTGGCAGGAGTATGTGCTCGAGGTGGCTGAGTCCGCCATGCTGGGTGCCCGCTTCCCGCTTGAGAGCGCCCAGGATCCTGATGTGGGCACCAACTCGGTGCACACCTACCAGCTCAGCCCCAATGGCTTCTTCTCTCTTGAGGTGCAGACACGCAGCGACGCCAGCAAGTttgcagagctggtgctggagCGCGCCCTAGACCGTGAGCAGCAACGCACGCACCGGCTGCTGCTCACCGCGCTCGACGGTGGCATCCCCAGGCGCTCGGGCACAGCCCATGTCCTCGTCACTGTGCTGGATGCCAACGACAATATTCCTGCCTTTGACCAACCCTCGTACGGAGTGAGCCTGCCCGAGGATGCCCCCGCCGGCACCTTGGTCATCCAGCTAAACGCCACCGACCTGGATGAGGGCCCCAATGGGGAGATTGAGTACTCCTTCAGCGGGCACGCGCCACCAAGCGTCCGAGAGCTCTTCCGCGTGGAGCCCCGCAGTGGGCAGGTACTGCTGAAGGGCCCCCTGGACTACGAGCGTGCCAGCCTGCATGAACTCTACGTGCAAGCCAAGGACCGTGGGCCCTCAGCGGTGGCTGTGCACTGCCGGGTGCTTGTGCACCTCCTCGATGTGAATGACAACGCGCCTGAGGTGACCCTCACCTCAGTTTCCACGCCGGTGCAGGAAGATGCCCCACCGGGCACCGTCATCGCAGTCATCAGTGTTCTGGACCGGGACTCCGGAGACAACGGGCGTGTGAGCTGTGAGCTGAGCCCCAGTGTGCCCTTTGAGCTCCGCTCCTCCTTCCGCAACTACTACACACTGGTTACCACGGAGCCACTGGACCGGGAGGCGGTGTCCGAGTACAACATCAGCATCATGGCCCGGGACATGGGATCCCCTGCCCTGCTGACCCGCAGCACCCTCACTGTGCCGGTGTCTGATGTGAACGACAATGCCCCGCACTTCCTGCAGCCCTCCTACAGCGTCTACGTGATGGAGAACAACGCGCCAGGGGCCTCCATCTGTTCTGTCAGCGCTCTGGACCCCGACTGCCAGCAGAACGCCTACCTGTCCTACTCCATCACCGACGGGCACATCCATGGCATGCCCGTGGGCACCTACGTGTCCATCAACTCAGACAGCGGGCACATGTATGCCCTACGCTCCCTTGATTATGAGCAGATCCGCAGCTTCCAGATCCAGGTGCAAGCGCAGGATGCGGGCTTCCCCCCGCTCAGTGCCAATGTCACCGTGCACATCTTCGTGCTGGACCAGAATGACAATGCTCCCGTCATCGTGTCCCCCATGCCGCGCAATGGCTCTGTGGCCACCGAGCTGGTGCCGCGCTCTGCCGGGCCTGGCTACCTGGTGGGCACAGTGTCAGCAGTGGACGCAGATGCAGGGCTGAACTCCCGTCTGTCATACCAGCTGCTCCAAGCCACCGACTTCACACTGTTCAGCCTGGCACCGGACACAGGTGAGCTGCGCACCCTCCGCTCCTTCCTGGAGCAGGATGCGGCCCGGCAGCGCCTGGTGGTGCAGGTGAGGGATGGAGGGCAGCCATCGCTCTCGGCCACTGTGTCCCTCCTGCTTTCCGTGGTGGAGACAATGCCACAGACTCTCTCTGACTTCAGCAACTTCAGCCTCCCCCCAGaagcctcctcctcctctccactCACTCTCTACCTCCTGGTGTCCCTGGGTTCCATCTCCTTCACCTTCCTGCTGGCCATCCTCATCCTCACGGCCATCCGATGCCGTGGGATGCGATACCCCTGGCAGGGTGacggctgctgctgctgcccccgGCCCAGGCGCTCTCCCGACGGCCTCAAGACATCCAAccttgcagcacagcctggtgcCAGCACGGCCACCCACCTCGATGTGCCCGATGGTGGCCCCCCAGGCTACTGCTACAAGCTGTGCCTCGGGCCAGAGTCTGCCCAGAGCGACTTCATGTTCCTCAAGCCCTGCAGCCTGCCCCGCAACAATGAGAAAGGCCCTGGGaacctgcctgctgctgggaagcGGTCCCGGCCAGGGCAGCCCCTCCATGGCCCCAAGCAG ATAAAGCAGCCCAACACAGactggctgccccccagcatGCAACGACCTGCGCTGAAGAG CTCCCAGAGCCTGGAGGATGTGGGGGAAATCCgcagagccctgcagaaggAGCACGAGAGGCTGTGCACGCTGGTGACCCCGGTCTCTG AGTTTCAGAAGGCCTCAGCGGGCACCAACAGCATCTGGGCACCCCAGTATGGCCCCTTGTACCCTGGTCACATCCCAGCCCCAGATTACCAGCACAACGTCTACATCCCCGGCACCCCAACTCTGCTTTCTAGTAAAGATGGCCCCCTGGTTCCAGGCCAGGAGAGCAAGAACAGCTTTTCCACCTTtggcaagaggaagaaaatgacgACGTACTACGATATGCCTGACAGTGTGGTTATCAACAACGACCTGAAATAG